From Microbacterium pseudoresistens, the proteins below share one genomic window:
- the atpA gene encoding F0F1 ATP synthase subunit alpha: protein MAELSISPDVIRDALKDFVAAYEPTGAAATEVGTVVDAADGIAHVEGLPGVMANELVTFADGTKGLALNLDEHQIGVVVLGDFTGIEAGQEVTRTGEVLSVPVGDGYLGRVVDPLGNPIDGLGDIATEGSRELELQAPGVMQRKSVHEPLQTGIKAIDAMIPVGRGQRQLIIGDRQTGKTAIAIDTIINQKANWDSGDVNKQVRCIYVAIGQKGSTIASVKGALEEAGALEYTTIVAAPASDPAGFKYLAPYTGSAIGQHWMYGGKHVLIIFDDLSKQAEAYRAVSLLLRRPPGREAYPGDVFYLHSRLLERCAKLSDELGAGSMTGLPIIETKANDVSAYIPTNVISITDGQIFLQSDLFNANQRPAVDVGISVSRVGGDAQVKSIKKVSGTLKLELAQYRSLEAFAMFASDLDAASRRQLARGARLTELLKQPQYSPYPVEEQVVSIWAGTNGKLDTIEVGDVLRFERELLDHVRRNTKVLDTLRETNVLDDDTVAELEKVTDEFILEFQAGDGQSIGAVGHEEHEAADVDDVNQEKIVKGRRA from the coding sequence ATGGCAGAACTTTCGATCAGCCCCGACGTCATCCGTGACGCGCTAAAGGACTTCGTCGCCGCGTACGAGCCCACGGGCGCTGCGGCGACCGAGGTCGGCACGGTCGTCGACGCAGCAGACGGCATCGCGCACGTCGAGGGGCTGCCCGGCGTCATGGCGAACGAGCTCGTCACGTTCGCGGACGGCACCAAGGGCCTCGCCCTGAACCTCGACGAGCACCAGATCGGCGTCGTCGTGCTCGGCGACTTCACCGGCATCGAGGCGGGCCAAGAGGTCACGCGCACCGGAGAAGTCCTCTCCGTGCCCGTGGGCGACGGCTACCTCGGTCGCGTGGTCGACCCGCTCGGAAACCCGATCGACGGCCTCGGTGACATCGCCACCGAAGGCTCACGCGAGCTCGAACTGCAGGCGCCCGGCGTCATGCAGCGCAAGAGCGTGCACGAACCGTTGCAGACCGGCATCAAGGCCATTGACGCCATGATCCCCGTCGGCCGCGGACAGCGCCAGCTCATCATCGGCGACCGCCAGACCGGCAAGACGGCCATCGCGATCGACACGATCATCAACCAGAAGGCCAACTGGGACTCCGGCGACGTGAACAAGCAGGTGCGCTGCATCTACGTCGCGATCGGTCAGAAGGGGTCGACGATCGCCTCCGTGAAGGGCGCACTCGAAGAGGCCGGCGCTCTGGAGTACACGACGATCGTCGCCGCTCCGGCCTCCGACCCCGCGGGCTTCAAGTATCTGGCTCCCTACACCGGATCGGCCATTGGCCAGCACTGGATGTACGGCGGCAAGCACGTGCTCATCATCTTCGACGACCTGTCGAAGCAGGCCGAGGCCTACCGCGCCGTCTCGCTGCTGCTGCGCCGTCCCCCGGGGCGCGAGGCCTACCCGGGCGACGTGTTCTACCTGCACTCGCGTCTGCTCGAGCGTTGCGCGAAGCTCTCCGACGAGCTCGGCGCCGGCTCGATGACGGGTCTTCCCATCATCGAGACCAAGGCGAACGACGTCTCGGCGTACATCCCGACCAACGTGATCTCGATCACCGACGGTCAGATCTTCCTGCAGTCCGACCTGTTCAACGCCAACCAGCGTCCCGCGGTCGACGTCGGAATCTCCGTCTCCCGCGTCGGTGGCGACGCCCAGGTCAAGTCGATCAAGAAGGTGTCCGGAACGCTGAAGCTGGAGCTGGCGCAGTACCGCTCGCTCGAGGCCTTCGCGATGTTCGCCTCCGACCTCGACGCGGCGTCTCGTCGTCAGCTGGCCCGCGGTGCGCGTCTGACGGAGCTGCTCAAGCAGCCGCAGTACTCGCCGTACCCCGTGGAGGAGCAGGTCGTCTCGATCTGGGCCGGCACCAACGGCAAGCTCGACACCATCGAGGTCGGCGATGTCCTGCGCTTCGAGCGCGAACTGCTCGATCACGTGCGTCGCAACACCAAGGTCCTGGACACGCTGCGTGAGACGAACGTGCTCGACGACGACACCGTCGCAGAGCTCGAGAAGGTCACCGACGAGTTCATCCTGGAGTTCCAGGCCGGCGACGGTCAGTCGATCGGTGCCGTCGGCCACGAGGAGCACGAGGCGGCCGACGTCGACGACGTGAACCAGGAGAAGATCGTCAAGGGTCGTCGCGCGTAA
- a CDS encoding F0F1 ATP synthase subunit gamma, producing the protein MGAQLRVYKQKISSAQTTKKITKAMELIAASRIQKAMARVKASSPFARAVTRAVSAVATHSNVDHPLTREPETIRRSAVVIFSSDRGLAGAFNSQILREGLEMAELLREQGKEPVFYLVGRKAVGYFQFRGIAAEAEWTGDTDTPSFHTAEEISAALLEGFNRGGEEGGVDEIHLVYNRFVSMMTQTPEAVRLLPLEIAEADDSEAGSQIYPLYEFEPDAETVLDAILPVYIQSRVFNALLQSSAAKQAATQKAMKSASDNADKLITDYTRLRNNARQAEITQQIAEIVGGADALASSK; encoded by the coding sequence ATGGGCGCTCAACTCAGGGTCTACAAGCAGAAGATCTCTTCTGCTCAGACGACCAAGAAGATCACGAAGGCGATGGAGCTCATCGCGGCTTCGCGCATTCAGAAGGCGATGGCGCGCGTCAAGGCGTCGTCTCCCTTCGCGCGCGCCGTGACCCGAGCCGTCTCCGCCGTCGCGACGCACTCCAACGTCGATCACCCGCTCACCCGTGAGCCCGAGACGATCCGCCGCTCCGCGGTCGTGATCTTCTCGTCGGACCGGGGCCTGGCCGGCGCGTTCAACTCACAGATCCTCCGCGAGGGGCTGGAGATGGCCGAGCTGCTGCGCGAACAGGGCAAGGAGCCGGTGTTCTACCTCGTCGGCCGCAAGGCCGTGGGCTACTTCCAGTTCCGCGGGATCGCCGCGGAGGCGGAGTGGACCGGTGACACCGACACCCCGTCGTTCCACACGGCCGAGGAGATCTCGGCGGCGCTCCTGGAGGGCTTCAACCGCGGTGGCGAAGAGGGCGGCGTCGACGAGATCCACCTCGTCTACAACCGGTTCGTCAGCATGATGACCCAGACGCCGGAGGCCGTGCGCCTCCTGCCGCTCGAGATCGCCGAGGCGGACGACTCCGAGGCGGGCAGCCAGATCTACCCGCTCTACGAGTTCGAGCCGGACGCGGAGACGGTGCTCGATGCGATCCTGCCGGTGTACATCCAGAGCCGCGTCTTCAACGCGCTCCTGCAGTCGTCGGCCGCCAAGCAGGCCGCGACGCAGAAGGCGATGAAGTCGGCCAGCGACAACGCCGACAAGCTCATCACCGACTACACACGTCTGCGCAACAACGCGCGCCAGGCGGAGATCACGCAGCAGATCGCGGAGATCGTCGGCGGCGCCGACGCCCTCGCATCGAGCAAATAG
- the atpD gene encoding F0F1 ATP synthase subunit beta → MTPTATAEAGTAVVGRVARVTGPVVDIEFPHDSIPDIYNALKTTITIGEESTEITLEVAQHLGDDLVRAISLKPTDGMVRGQEVRDTGEAISVPVGDVTKGKVFNVIGEVLNAEPGEQVEITERWPIHRAAPNFDQLESKTTMFETGIKSIDLLTPYVQGGKIGLFGGAGVGKTVLIQEMIQRVAQDHGGVSVFAGVGERTREGNDLIGEMEEAGVFDKTALVFGQMDEPPGTRLRVALSALTMAEYFRDVQKQDVLLFIDNIFRFTQAGSEVSTLLGRMPSAVGYQPNLADEMGVLQERITSTRGHSITSLQAIYVPADDYTDPAPATTFAHLDATTELSREIASKGLYPAIDPLTSTSRIMDPRYLGEDHYRVATTVKQILQKNKELQEIIAILGVDELSEEDKIVVARARRIQQFLSQNTYMAKKFTGVEGSTVPLKDTIESFDAICRGDFDHVAEQAFFNVGPISDVEENWARIQKENG, encoded by the coding sequence ATGACCCCCACCGCCACAGCTGAGGCTGGGACCGCGGTCGTCGGGCGCGTCGCACGCGTCACGGGCCCGGTCGTCGACATCGAGTTCCCGCACGACTCGATCCCCGACATCTACAACGCGCTGAAGACGACGATCACGATCGGCGAGGAGTCCACCGAGATCACCCTCGAGGTCGCACAGCACCTCGGTGACGACCTCGTGCGCGCCATCTCCCTCAAGCCCACCGACGGCATGGTCCGGGGGCAAGAGGTGCGCGACACCGGCGAGGCGATCTCCGTTCCCGTGGGCGACGTCACCAAGGGCAAGGTCTTCAACGTCATCGGCGAGGTCCTCAACGCCGAGCCCGGCGAGCAGGTCGAGATCACCGAGCGCTGGCCGATCCACCGCGCCGCGCCCAACTTCGACCAGCTCGAGTCCAAGACCACGATGTTCGAGACCGGCATCAAGTCGATCGACCTCCTCACGCCGTACGTGCAGGGTGGAAAGATCGGCCTGTTCGGCGGCGCCGGCGTCGGCAAGACGGTCCTCATCCAGGAGATGATCCAGCGCGTCGCGCAGGACCACGGCGGTGTGTCCGTGTTCGCCGGTGTCGGCGAGCGCACCCGTGAGGGCAACGACCTCATCGGCGAGATGGAGGAGGCGGGCGTCTTCGACAAGACCGCCCTCGTCTTCGGCCAGATGGACGAGCCCCCGGGGACGCGTCTGCGCGTCGCTCTGTCGGCCCTGACGATGGCGGAGTACTTCCGCGACGTGCAGAAGCAGGACGTGCTGCTGTTCATCGACAACATCTTCCGCTTCACGCAGGCCGGCTCCGAGGTCTCCACGCTGCTGGGCCGCATGCCCTCCGCCGTGGGATACCAGCCGAACCTCGCCGACGAGATGGGTGTGCTCCAGGAGCGCATCACGTCGACCCGCGGTCACTCGATCACCTCGCTGCAGGCGATCTACGTCCCCGCCGACGATTACACCGACCCGGCGCCTGCCACGACGTTCGCGCACCTCGACGCGACGACCGAGCTCAGCCGTGAGATCGCATCGAAGGGTCTGTACCCGGCGATCGACCCGCTGACCTCGACGTCGCGCATCATGGACCCCCGTTACCTGGGCGAGGACCACTACCGGGTGGCCACGACGGTCAAGCAGATCCTGCAGAAGAACAAGGAACTGCAGGAGATCATCGCGATCCTCGGTGTCGACGAGCTCTCCGAAGAGGACAAGATCGTCGTCGCGCGTGCACGCCGCATCCAGCAGTTCCTCTCGCAGAACACCTACATGGCGAAGAAGTTCACCGGTGTCGAGGGCTCCACGGTGCCGCTGAAGGACACGATCGAATCGTTCGACGCGATCTGCCGCGGCGACTTCGACCACGTCGCCGAGCAGGCCTTCTTCAACGTCGGCCCGATCTCGGACGTCGAGGAGAACTGGGCGCGCATCCAGAAGGAGAACGGCTGA
- a CDS encoding F0F1 ATP synthase subunit epsilon: protein MALHVSLVSADAEVWTGEASLVVAKTVEGEIGFMPGHEPVLAILAEGQVRITQEDGSKVLANAQDGFVSMEGNILTIVAGNAALIA, encoded by the coding sequence ATGGCATTGCACGTCAGCCTCGTCTCCGCCGATGCGGAGGTCTGGACGGGTGAGGCGAGCCTCGTGGTCGCCAAGACCGTCGAGGGAGAGATCGGCTTCATGCCCGGGCACGAGCCCGTGCTGGCGATCCTCGCCGAGGGCCAGGTGCGCATCACTCAGGAGGATGGCTCCAAGGTGCTCGCGAATGCGCAGGACGGCTTCGTCTCCATGGAGGGGAACATCCTGACGATCGTCGCCGGCAACGCGGCGCTCATCGCCTGA
- a CDS encoding YaaA family protein, whose translation MQILLPPSETKRPGGDGPALDIAAWALPTLVPARDAVIDALIALAADEEEAARVLALSARQRGEIAHNATLRSSATMPAVERYTGVLFDALDAGTLDRAARRWLGAHVWIHSAPFGPVGALDAIPAYRLGAAAPLPGVASLKRHWAGAVSEAIEAAAPVFVLDLRSEAYVALGPVPDAVSSVYVRVVTEEGRALNHFNKHAKGELVRLLAQQRPRVASLRGLLAWAERAELTMRRTEAHGVVELVTAQPIRRTR comes from the coding sequence ATGCAGATCCTGCTTCCACCCTCCGAGACGAAGCGTCCCGGCGGCGACGGCCCTGCCCTCGACATCGCGGCGTGGGCGCTGCCGACGCTCGTGCCCGCCCGCGACGCCGTGATCGACGCGCTCATCGCCCTGGCCGCCGATGAGGAGGAGGCGGCGCGGGTGCTCGCGCTCAGCGCCCGCCAGCGGGGCGAGATCGCGCACAACGCGACGCTGCGGTCGTCGGCGACCATGCCCGCGGTCGAGCGCTACACGGGTGTGCTCTTCGACGCCCTCGACGCGGGCACGCTCGATCGTGCCGCACGACGCTGGCTAGGTGCGCACGTGTGGATCCACAGCGCGCCCTTCGGGCCGGTGGGGGCGCTGGATGCGATTCCCGCGTACCGCCTGGGCGCGGCCGCACCCCTTCCCGGCGTCGCTTCTCTCAAGCGGCACTGGGCGGGCGCGGTGTCCGAGGCCATCGAGGCCGCGGCGCCGGTGTTCGTGCTCGACCTGCGCTCGGAGGCCTACGTCGCGCTGGGGCCCGTACCGGATGCGGTGTCGTCGGTGTACGTGCGCGTCGTCACCGAGGAGGGGCGTGCGCTGAACCACTTCAACAAGCACGCCAAGGGCGAACTGGTGCGCCTGCTCGCCCAGCAACGGCCCCGTGTCGCCTCGCTGCGGGGACTGCTCGCGTGGGCCGAGCGGGCGGAGCTCACGATGCGCCGCACGGAGGCGCACGGTGTCGTGGAACTGGTCACGGCGCAGCCGATCCGCCGCACTCGCTGA
- a CDS encoding DUF5684 domain-containing protein, protein MNDYYDSGASVAALLVAGFIWLIFVAGFYVLSSLFLMKIFEKAGVQGKWRAWVPFYNFMIFLKLGDLSPWLMFGVLLTWIPFLGWLVGIGLAVVMVMAAWRVGLKLQKDAVWVVLYFFLSIVWLGINAFDKSRWNPNIAPAPWAGNGFLGDRTVWDGIPVQPSAAAPAAGAYGAPQGYAPPQGYQPPQQPGVPPQGYQPPAAPPVPPVTPPAASPTAPAAPPAPPAPPAPPVPPSTEAGEAPEAPRPDDNPA, encoded by the coding sequence ATGAACGACTACTACGACTCGGGAGCCAGCGTCGCTGCGCTTCTCGTCGCCGGCTTCATCTGGCTGATCTTCGTCGCCGGCTTCTACGTGCTCAGCTCGCTGTTCCTGATGAAGATCTTCGAGAAGGCGGGTGTCCAGGGCAAGTGGCGCGCCTGGGTGCCGTTCTACAACTTCATGATCTTCCTGAAGCTCGGCGACTTGAGCCCCTGGCTGATGTTCGGCGTTCTCCTCACCTGGATCCCGTTCCTGGGCTGGCTGGTCGGCATCGGTCTGGCCGTCGTGATGGTCATGGCCGCGTGGCGCGTCGGGCTGAAGCTGCAGAAGGACGCCGTCTGGGTGGTGCTGTACTTTTTCCTCAGCATCGTGTGGCTGGGCATCAACGCCTTCGACAAGTCGCGCTGGAACCCGAACATCGCCCCGGCGCCGTGGGCCGGCAACGGCTTCCTCGGCGACCGCACCGTGTGGGACGGCATTCCCGTGCAGCCGTCGGCCGCCGCTCCGGCCGCCGGCGCGTACGGCGCCCCGCAGGGCTACGCCCCGCCGCAGGGGTACCAGCCGCCGCAGCAGCCGGGCGTTCCCCCGCAGGGGTACCAGCCTCCGGCTGCGCCGCCGGTTCCGCCGGTGACGCCGCCCGCTGCATCGCCGACCGCCCCGGCCGCGCCTCCTGCTCCGCCCGCGCCTCCGGCCCCGCCGGTTCCGCCGTCGACGGAGGCCGGCGAGGCTCCGGAGGCTCCCAGGCCGGACGACAACCCCGCCTGA
- a CDS encoding aldo/keto reductase, with protein MVSGDTATSDRRVGSSGLLVSAVGLGCNNFGRPGTVTENLVGTRRVLDAAIDSGVTFLDTADMYGRDPGLSETLMGEALEGRRDRVVLASKFGQLRDMGYDFPAARASRRYVRRAVEESLRRLRTDWIDLYQLHLPDPETPIEETIDALDDLVREGKIRYYGHSNFTGWQVAEAEFTSRIRHSGRFISAQNHYSLLARGVEREVLPAAERYGIGFFPYFPLHNGLLTGKFSREGGPADSRIMATRRGLWENAPWDALDAYRAFCDERGITMLEATFGWLLANPVVSSVIAGATTPEQIESNARAGAAWRPDPDELAAIDALFPLPEDPSA; from the coding sequence ATGGTGAGTGGAGATACGGCGACCAGCGACAGACGGGTCGGATCCTCCGGACTGCTGGTCTCCGCGGTCGGGCTCGGATGCAACAACTTCGGCCGGCCGGGCACGGTCACCGAGAACCTCGTGGGCACGCGTCGGGTGCTCGACGCCGCGATCGACAGCGGCGTGACCTTCCTCGACACGGCCGACATGTACGGCAGGGACCCGGGGCTCAGCGAGACGCTCATGGGCGAAGCACTGGAGGGTCGCCGCGATCGCGTGGTCCTCGCATCCAAGTTCGGGCAGCTCCGAGACATGGGCTACGACTTCCCCGCGGCTCGCGCCTCGCGACGCTACGTCCGCCGGGCGGTCGAGGAGTCGCTGCGTCGCCTGCGCACGGACTGGATCGATCTGTACCAGCTGCATCTGCCCGATCCCGAGACGCCGATCGAAGAGACGATCGACGCGCTGGACGACCTGGTGCGCGAGGGCAAGATCCGCTACTACGGGCACTCCAACTTCACCGGGTGGCAGGTGGCCGAGGCCGAGTTCACCTCCCGCATCCGGCACTCGGGGCGATTCATCTCGGCGCAGAACCACTATTCGCTGCTCGCACGCGGTGTCGAGCGCGAGGTGCTGCCGGCGGCAGAGCGATACGGGATCGGCTTCTTCCCCTACTTCCCGTTGCACAACGGCCTGCTCACCGGCAAGTTCTCCCGCGAGGGCGGCCCTGCCGACAGCCGGATCATGGCGACCCGGCGAGGGCTCTGGGAGAACGCACCATGGGATGCGCTGGATGCGTACCGCGCGTTCTGCGACGAGCGCGGGATCACGATGCTGGAGGCGACCTTCGGCTGGCTGCTGGCGAACCCCGTCGTGTCGTCGGTGATCGCCGGGGCGACGACGCCGGAGCAGATCGAGTCGAACGCCCGAGCGGGAGCGGCGTGGCGCCCGGATCCCGACGAGCTCGCCGCGATCGACGCGCTGTTCCCCCTGCCCGAGGACCCCTCTGCATGA
- a CDS encoding PP2C family protein-serine/threonine phosphatase: MTEPSIPQTHEVALRDGVIARVTWAGATETGHRRENNQDAFLAEFPLFVVADGMGGHAGGEIASQRTIARLQEAVASGDVSAGAIEAALGRAVEDISAHPDTTDEGTGTTLTGVFLRTDADEPHWVSLNIGDSRVYLQRDGALTQVTTDHSVVQELITAGRLSPEEAEGHPYSNVITRAVGVSEAAPPDYREFAVQDGDRFVICSDGLTKELTDYGIQHFLAQNAEPSAAVEAMMAAALENGGRDNVTLVVVDVHVPGADAESSSPAADSAE, translated from the coding sequence GTGACGGAGCCGTCGATTCCGCAGACCCATGAGGTCGCGTTGCGCGACGGCGTCATCGCACGCGTGACATGGGCCGGGGCGACGGAGACCGGCCACCGCCGGGAGAACAATCAAGACGCCTTTCTCGCGGAGTTCCCGCTGTTCGTCGTGGCCGACGGAATGGGCGGCCATGCCGGCGGAGAGATCGCGAGCCAGCGCACCATCGCACGGTTGCAGGAGGCAGTTGCCTCCGGCGACGTGTCGGCGGGCGCGATCGAGGCGGCTCTCGGCCGCGCCGTCGAGGACATCTCCGCCCATCCGGACACCACGGACGAGGGCACGGGCACCACACTGACCGGCGTCTTCCTGCGCACCGATGCCGACGAGCCGCACTGGGTGTCGCTGAACATCGGCGACTCCCGCGTCTACCTGCAGCGCGACGGCGCGCTCACCCAGGTCACGACGGATCATTCGGTCGTCCAGGAGCTCATCACCGCGGGGAGGCTGAGTCCCGAGGAGGCCGAGGGGCATCCGTACAGCAACGTGATCACCCGCGCGGTCGGCGTCAGCGAAGCGGCGCCTCCCGACTATCGCGAGTTCGCCGTGCAGGACGGCGATCGCTTCGTGATCTGCTCGGACGGGCTCACGAAGGAGCTCACGGACTACGGCATCCAGCACTTCCTCGCGCAGAACGCGGAGCCGTCCGCCGCGGTCGAGGCGATGATGGCCGCTGCTCTGGAGAACGGCGGACGGGACAATGTCACGCTCGTCGTGGTCGACGTGCATGTACCGGGCGCGGACGCGGAGTCCTCCTCCCCAGCGGCGGATTCCGCCGAATAA